In Phragmites australis chromosome 24, lpPhrAust1.1, whole genome shotgun sequence, the following are encoded in one genomic region:
- the LOC133906961 gene encoding glutathione S-transferase T3-like, with the protein MDGFLELMSEQNIEDNGPYWDDSQFVSPHEEKQLPHVEASASQKAKKARSKNFSVKEDNMLVSAWLEVSLDAIQGNEQSRATYWQRITDYFHENKDFASDRNSNSLQHRWSIILEGVNRFCGCYVQIQNRRQSGVTEQDKVMHACELYKSKDPKGRSFGLLHCWNILQHEQKWKDRCVQKKQKTSSTGSLSSTPETNESHLEDDGEGHTSEPVVRPGGRKAEKERQRRGKNPVSPGDNLYMEALENMWAKKKEAEALKEVAKKERYDERLALEKKKIELKEQDIALRRRIEDDKVMNMDLSGMSERQRQYYTSLQDEIIARRFGTGSG; encoded by the exons ATGGATGGTTTTTTGGAATTGATGAGTGAACAAAACATTGAAGACAATGGACCGTATTGGGATGATAGTCAATTTGTAAGCCCACATGAGGAGAAACAACTGCCACATGTAGAAGCTAGTGCGTCCCAAAAAGCAAAAAAGGCTAGATCAAAAAATTTCAGTGTAAAAGAAGACAACATGTTGGTGTCGGCATGGCTAGAAGTTAGTTTGGATGCTATACAAGGGAATGAACAATCCCGTGCTACGTATTGGCAAAGAATTACTGATTATTTTCACGAGAACAAGGACTTTGCATCTGATCGTAATTCCAATTCTCTCCAGCACCGTTGGTCTATCATACTAGAAGGTGTTAACCGGTTTTGTGGATGTTATGTCCAAATTCAAAACAGGAGGCAAAGCGGCGTGACAGAACAAGATAAG gtaatgcatgcatgtgaattgtaTAAGTCAAAAGACCCCAAGGGCAGATCGTTCGGATTGTTGCATTGTTGGAATATCTTGCAGCACGAGCAAAAGTGGAAGGATAGGTGCGTTCAGAAAAAACAGAAGACATCCAGCACTGGAAGTCTGTCGTCCACTCCTGAGACCAACGAGAGTCATCTAGAGGATGATGGGGAGGGTCATACTTCAGAGCCTGTGGTTAGGCCAGGAGGTAGGAAGGCGGAGAAAGAGCGACAACGGCGAGGTAAAAATCCTGTCTCTCCTGGAGATAATCTTTACATGGAAGCGTTGGAAAATATGTGGGCTAAGAAGAAAGAGGCAGAAGCCCTGAAAGAGGTTGCAAAAAAAGAGCGCTATGATGAGAGACTTGcacttgagaagaaaaagattgaaCTGAAGGAACAAGATATTGCGTTAAGGAGAAGGATTGAAGATGATAAGgtgatgaatatggatcttagTGGTATGAGTGAGCGACAACGACAATACTATACGAGTTTGCAGGATGAGATCATCGCTCGGCGGTTTGGCACAGGCTCGGGTTGA
- the LOC133907984 gene encoding uncharacterized protein LOC133907984, with protein sequence MSHHFLVDSSSSSEDDDDELILATLHQAHTQYALLNAARPGGSVPGRQYINRNREAGHWRLYEDYFSDAPTYGPTSFVEESTAVESLKRFVKAIVEIFGDEYLRSPNDNDTARLLAIGEQKGFPGSHNDINVLHRSHLFANLAEGHAPEVNYTINGHNYTMGYYLADGIYPQWATFVKPIPSPRGNKRKYFTKVQAAVRKEVERAFGVLQSRFAIVRGPARFWDQDILGQIMTACIIMHNMIVEDERDAEGDHHFDGMGEVVTASHRPTAELQAFLQTHLAITNRETHSQLRDDLVEHLWEKYGGV encoded by the exons ATGAGTCATCATTTTCTGGTAgattcatcgtcgtcgtcggaggatgatgacgacgaacTCATTCTTGCTACACTACACCAAGCACACACTCAATATGCGCTTTTGAATGCTGCACGACCTGGGGGTTCTGTGCCTGGACGTCAGTATATCAACCGCAACAGAGAAGCCGGGCATTGGAGGCTATACGAAGACTACTTTTCAGATGCTCCTACCTACGGTCCAACTTCTTTCGTCGAAG AAAGTACTGCTGTAGAGAGTCTTAAAAGGtttgtgaaagctattgttgaAATCTTCGGTGATGAGTACCTGAGATCCCCAAATGATAATGATACAGCTAGATTACTTGCAATTGGAGAGCAAAAGGGTTTTCCCG gatctcacaatgatattaatgttctGCATCGTTCTCAcctatttgcaaatctagctgAAGGGCACGCTCCAGAAGTGAACTACACCATTAATGGTCATAATTATACAATGGGGTATTACCTTGCAGATGGCATATATCCTCAATGGGCCACATTTGTTAAGCCAATACCATCTCCACGAGGGAATAAGAGGAAATATTTTACGAAAGTACAAGCAGCGGTGAGGAAGGAGGTGGAACGAGCATTTGGAGTTCTGCAATCTCGTTTTGCCATTGTTCGTGGGCCAGCAAGATTTTGGGATCAAGACATACTAGGACAAATCATGACAGCTTGTAtcatcatgcataatatgatcgTTGAAGATGAGCGAGATGCAGAAGGTGACCACCATTTCGATGGGATGGGAGAAGTTGTGACAGCTTCCCATCGTCCTACGGCTGAACTACAAGCGTTTCTTCAAACTCATCTAGCCATTACTAACAGGGAAACTCACTCACAGCTTCGTGATGATCTAGTCGAGCACCTGTGGGAAAAATATGGTGGGGTATAG